In Miscanthus floridulus cultivar M001 chromosome 8, ASM1932011v1, whole genome shotgun sequence, the sequence tctgaaacacttgcaaaaacgtctaaaaacacttaaaaaaacattgcaaatatatgcaacacccggatgaaacacttgaaccatacgtatgaaacacctgaaacacttgaaacatatccTTGCAACATggatgtatatgcaacatctagattctacttttgcaacatccagataaaacacgtgcaacatacgtctaacacagatgaaacatttggaacatacacttcaaacatacgtgtatagctatTACAACATGTCCAACATTTCGATATGcattgcaacatcgatatacaacacttacaacatacctctaaagcatacgaaacacttgaaacatactcttgccaCATGCGCTTTTAGCTTAGCATCTACCTGCTGCTTGGATGAACGGAAGCTCGATGCCGCGGAGTGGCGCGGGGGATGCCTGCGGGCGGGTGGCAGCGCGGCTGTGCAGCCACCGACGAGCTGCTGTGCGGCTCCCGACGACAGGGCTAGCGGGTGCGGTCCCCCCACGGTGGAGGCGACAGCGCCGCTCGCGGCGAGTGTCCCCCATGCTAGGAAGGTGAGCGGCGGGAAAGCGGCGTGGTGGAGTCAGCCACGGAAGACGCATGCGTGCGGTGAAAGAAGGCCGCGACGAGAAGGAATGGGGAATCGACATTTTTTTATGGAGAAACTGAGAGCATGCTCCGTATCAAACTCCGCAGGCCCATGAAGGCCACGTCCGGAGCATCGGACGCCCTGAGGAGAACCTATCCGCAGATATTTTTTTTATAGAGAGGCAGGCTAAAAGACACTCAGATCCTAGCATTATCTTAAACTTTTGTAACTTGGCTAGGAAAACAATGAAATTATGTTATCATATATAAATGAActatatattatgaaagtattgCTCGTAATAAGTTTAATTATAAGGTGAACTTTAAAAAATTGTCAGATATTTATGGCCAAAGTAAAAAAattgacttaaaacaaacctaAATGTCTTCAAATTTCCTAATGTAGTTGGTATCTAGTATAACTCGTCTACAAGTTTGTGGTAAGCGCCATGATGTTCTTTTGATATGCGCGAGGGCAAGTATCATATTTGCTACATGGTCTAGTAGTAATATATTGATACTCACTCTATCCCAAAAGAGAAGTCGTTCTCGCTTCTCGAGAAGTCAGCATTTTTCAACTTTGACCActtatgtgtaaaagaatattaatatttataatatataattaatatcattagatagatcgttaaatatactttcataataaacttatttggagatataaatgttacacgtattttctacaaagcTAATTAAAGATGAGAAAATTtgatccgcacatatcacatagCGACctctattttgggacggaggaagaCATAGAGTAGGTTCTAGTATAAATAATCTATATTTCTGTTTAGCGATAGTGATAGCCAACTAGCCAATCGCCAAGACAGTAGTTAAATGTGATACGACTAGCGGCACAGAAATGAAAAAAGCCAGAAGGAACCACAGGAGTCAAAAGTAACGTCACAGCCACGCACGGACGGGTCGTCCGATGGAACGGACGCCCGCCTCCCAGCATTTCCGATATTTAAAGACCATTGGATCACCTCAAGCTGCATGGCGCCGACGGTGAGGGGCACGGATCCTGGCGCGGTGGCACAATGTTGCAGATCTCATTCCTGTTCAGTGTCGCCCAGGACTCGGCCCATGTTTTTTTTGAGAGGAGGACTCGGCCCATGTTGTGTGTTCAACCTTTCTGATAGGGACGGGCTGAATTTTGAAAAAGGAACGCGGCCCACGTTACACGTTTTTTTGGGTCTCTTCCCGTTAACCCGTTTCCTACCCGTGACGATGGAAGATGTCCTTTTCTCAATTCCTGACCTGACGAATGGTGCCTCCGATGATCCCGTCGATTATCTCGCTCGCACGGTTGTACTCGCGGCCCGTAGTCCctagatgaatcaatgccccAGGGAAGAAGCACCGAAGTTGCCAATTCAACATCAACTTTGACAAcagattcatgcatcatgcatgaTGCTAACGAGAAGTTGTGTTTCGCCCATGTGCCCAGGTAAGCTCGCCCAGGAAGGCAGGAATTAACCGCCGCCGGTTCGGGCTTCAGAGCTGAAAGGTCAAGCAGCACCCCCAAGGCCCCAACCATCACCTGCGGACCTGCCAATTGCCCGAGTGCTTCTGACTTCCAGTGCCTTCTTCTGACCCGCATCCTCTCGTCAACAGACCACATCAAGACTAGTACTGGGATTCATCATCAGTATATAAACGAACCAGAACCACCTGTCTGTCAGCAAACACAATCGTTTGAAGCCTGACTGTCCGTCTCTGCTCGACTACCCCTGCTCTGCTCCTGCACCAGGTCAGCTGAAGATCATGGAAGGAGCCGTTCCCAAGCCATCAGAGAAGAGGTGCACGCAAAGCACGCCTTTAGTTTCTGGCCGATCATTGATAGATCGGCAGCAGCTTGAGTTCTGCATCTTTCCGGCCTGCTGCATGTTTTGATGTGCGCTTGCCCTTACCTCTTCGATGGTTTATTTTCTTGTGGACGTCAGGGTGGCCCTGGTCACCGGCGGGAACCGGGGCATGGGGTTCGAGATATGCCGGCAGCTGGCGTCCAGCGGGCTCACCGTTGTCCTGACCGCGCGGAACGAGACGAGGGGAGCCGAGGCGGTCGACAGGCTTCGCGGCCTCGGCCTGCCGGACGTCGTGTTCCACCAGCTGGACATCACGGAGCCCGCCAGCGCTGCTCGCTTGGCTGATTTCGTCAGGAGCAAGTTCGGCAGGCTCGATGTGTTGGTACGCCTGGCTCCCTGCTACTCCTACCTCTGACGGTCGTCTTGGTGTGCATAAACTGGTTGCTTGCTCGACGTGATGCTCTAATCGATTCATACTGTGCAGATCAACAACGCAGGAATACTGGGAGTGACGATGGAGGTTGGAGATGAGGCAGCCATCAAAGAAATGGTACGTATACCGAGGGGGAAAATGCTGGGCTAGCATGttactcctactagtactatCAGTACATTTGGTGTTAGACACTTACGCAGTTTGGCTGCATCGAAACAGATGGTAGGCAAGGACCAGAACGAGATTGCTCAATGGCTGAAGCAGAGGACCACGCAGAACATCGAACAAGCAGAGGAATGCGTCAGAATTAACTACCACGGCACCAAAACCGTCACGGAAGCTCTCCTTCCGCTCGTGCAATCCTCCTCTGACGGAAGGATCGTCAACGTCACTTCAGCCTTTGGGCTACTCAGGGTACGTGCCCTGATCATACACAACAGATCATCACAATTGTAAGAGGGGAAAATCTGTAAAACCATCCAATCCAATGCAATCTTCTTCATGTATCCTGCTCTTTTTGGTGCAGCTCTTCAGCGGCGAGGAGCTCCGGCAGGAGCTGAGCAGCATCTGCACGCTGACCAAGCAACGGCTGGACGAGCTGTCGGCGCTGTTCCTGGAGGACTACAAGAGCGGCAAGCTGGAGCCCCGTGGATGGCCGACTGACCGGGTGTACGCGGCGTACCAGGCGTCCAAGGCGCTCGTCTCCGCCTACACGAGGATCCTCGCCAGGGAGAACCCGGCGCTGCGGGTCAACTGCGTGCACCCGGGCTACGTCGAGACGGAGATGAACTGCAACACCGGTAACC encodes:
- the LOC136474374 gene encoding salutaridine reductase-like isoform X1, with product MEGAVPKPSEKRVALVTGGNRGMGFEICRQLASSGLTVVLTARNETRGAEAVDRLRGLGLPDVVFHQLDITEPASAARLADFVRSKFGRLDVLINNAGILGVTMEVGDEAAIKEMMVGKDQNEIAQWLKQRTTQNIEQAEECVRINYHGTKTVTEALLPLVQSSSDGRIVNVTSAFGLLRLFSGEELRQELSSICTLTKQRLDELSALFLEDYKSGKLEPRGWPTDRVYAAYQASKALVSAYTRILARENPALRVNCVHPGYVETEMNCNTGNLTAAEGARVSVAVAVADHGGVTGAYFDRTEIASFV
- the LOC136474374 gene encoding salutaridine reductase-like isoform X2 is translated as MGFEICRQLASSGLTVVLTARNETRGAEAVDRLRGLGLPDVVFHQLDITEPASAARLADFVRSKFGRLDVLINNAGILGVTMEVGDEAAIKEMMVGKDQNEIAQWLKQRTTQNIEQAEECVRINYHGTKTVTEALLPLVQSSSDGRIVNVTSAFGLLRLFSGEELRQELSSICTLTKQRLDELSALFLEDYKSGKLEPRGWPTDRVYAAYQASKALVSAYTRILARENPALRVNCVHPGYVETEMNCNTGNLTAAEGARVSVAVAVADHGGVTGAYFDRTEIASFV